In Acetonema longum DSM 6540, the genomic stretch GTCCGTCCGGCATGTTCCGTCCAGCTTCCCACGCCTCAACCGTCTTTTTGGACACGCTCATAAAGCTTGCGAAAATCGCTTGCGACATGCCGAGGCGATTCCGGATTGCCCTGATTTCATCTGCCTTATATATCTGAGCTGACACGACAGTATAGGTATGGGTGCGGAGTTCGCGCTTTCCCTGCGCTTCCTCAAGGGCCTCTTGCAGCCCCTGCATAATACTTTCTGACGCTTTGCTCATAGTCATTTGCCTCCTAACGCCTTTTCGATCTGGTCGATAAATTGTTTAAAAATCCCTCGCTCTTCCGCTTCAATATCATTATACCCTATTTAATAGGGTCTTCCAATGGGTTTAAAAATAGGAATGTCATCGTGCAAAGGAATAGGGCGTAAACGCCCTTTAGACTGGAAATTTTCACTGGTGATAGTTTGGTATTCTTCCGGAGAGAAGTCCTTTTCTTATGGTTAT encodes the following:
- a CDS encoding helix-turn-helix domain-containing protein, producing the protein MSKASESIMQGLQEALEEAQGKRELRTHTYTVVSAQIYKADEIRAIRNRLGMSQAIFASFMSVSKKTVEAWEAGRNMPDGPARRILSMVKEDPKLPERYYIVVKKE